The Girardinichthys multiradiatus isolate DD_20200921_A chromosome Y, DD_fGirMul_XY1, whole genome shotgun sequence genome has a window encoding:
- the LOC124864579 gene encoding brain-specific angiogenesis inhibitor 1-associated protein 2-like protein 2, whose translation MSGINSDQLHRSTLGIYMNLTDEFNPSLQKLVSLGNSYIHAFKALTVSSDAYFNALSKIGEKAFYSMSSRSLGDVLIQISENQQRLTLEMERVFHKFSLDVLQVMSDNIQLDMDYISDSRVKYETEVHNQVAALKRQRRGGTGQDSSEYVQFVRESHREALEEEERRYRFLAEKHCGLMQSIGQFMNKTGGTLLHKADMWTEEVGATRRPEVKRPASVENIGGMRAEDIRQIREEMSLGKIPSRAPSPAGSVYRSRGGGGGVSMRARVAHQPTGSNPTLLPFSRGQIITVLVQQPKNGWLYGYAENSSYQGWFPASYVEEFDEPLMFQSSRNSGLLRSSSMSNLLDQPGASSSRSSIAMSNVFDQPRPSSKTPSSSKGGAPPPPPPLLTQSSSNSSLETWQNVLFPRGTNPFATVKLKPTHTNDRSAPVLHRR comes from the exons ctCTTACTGTAAGCAGCGATGCCTACTTCAATGCACTTTCAAAGATTGGAGAAAAGGCTTTCTACTCCATGTCCTCCCGCTCCCTGG GAGATGTCCTGATTCAGATCTCTGAGAACCAACAGAGACTCACCTTAGAGATGGAAAGAGTG TTCCACAAGTTCAGTTTGGATGTCCTGCAGGTGATGAGCGACAACATTCAGCTGGACATGGACTACATTTCA GACAGCAGAGTAAAGTATGAGACTGAGGTCCATAACCAGGTAGCAGCTTTGAAGAGGCAGAGGAGGGGAGGAACTGGCcag GACTCTAGTGAGTATGTTCAGTTTGTGAGGGAGAGCCACCGTGAGGctttggaggaggaggagaggcgGTACCGCTTCCTGGCTGAGAAACACTGTGGCCTCATGCAGTCCATTGGTCAATTTATGAACAAG ACAGGAGGAACTCTCCTGCACAAAGCTGATATGTGGACAGAGGAGGTCGGGGCCACCAGACGACCAGAGGTCAAGCGACCTGCTTCTGTGGAGAACATT GGAGGAATGAGGGCGGAGGACATCAGACAGATCAGAGAGGAGATGTCCCTTGGCAAGATACCATCAAGGG CACCTTCTCCAGCGGGAAGCGTTTATCGCTCTCGAGGTGGCGGAGGAGGTGTGTCCATGAGGGCCAGGGTGGCTCACCAGCCCACTGGCTCCAATCCTACCTTACTGCCCTTCTCCAGGGGACAAATCATCACTGTTCTAGTCCAGCAACCCAAGAACGGCTGGCTCTATGGATACGCTGAAAACAGTTCATA tcaGGGATGGTTTCCAGCCTCTTATGTGGAAGAATTTGATGAGCCTCTAATGTTCCAGAGTTCCCG TAACTCTGGTCTCCTGAGGAGCAGCAGCATGAGCAACTTGCTGGACCAACCGGGAGCTAGCAGTAGCAGAAGCAGCATTGCCATGAGTAATGTGTTTGACCAGCCAAGACCCAGCAGCAAGACCCCTAGCAGCAGCAAAGGCGGAGCcccacctcctccacctccactaCTAACACAATCCTCAAGC AATTCATCCTTAGAGACGTGGCAGAACGTACTCTTCCCAAG GGGTACCAATCCATTTGCTACAGTGAAGCTGAAGCCCACTCACACCAATGACAGATCTGCTCCAGTGCTACATCGGAGATGA